Proteins encoded together in one Desulfonatronum thiosulfatophilum window:
- the dksA gene encoding RNA polymerase-binding protein DksA, with translation MKQIDLDYFDKLLKDTLQDLSQRGLESLDEMTDNREVHADPADRATMETDRSFMLRLRDRERKLIPKIQEALGRIQSGNFGMCEDCGEDISIERLKARPVTTLCIKCKSIREEEESLRGE, from the coding sequence ATGAAACAGATCGACCTGGATTATTTCGACAAGCTGCTCAAGGACACCCTGCAGGATCTCAGCCAGCGCGGATTAGAATCCCTGGATGAAATGACCGACAATCGGGAGGTCCATGCCGACCCGGCGGACCGGGCGACGATGGAAACGGATCGGTCTTTCATGTTGCGCCTCCGGGATCGTGAACGTAAGCTCATCCCCAAAATCCAGGAGGCCCTCGGTCGTATCCAGAGTGGAAACTTCGGCATGTGCGAAGATTGCGGCGAGGACATCAGCATCGAGCGACTCAAGGCCAGGCCGGTGACCACGCTGTGCATCAAATGCAAGAGCATTCGGGAAGAGGAAGAAAGCCTGCGCGGCGAGTAG
- a CDS encoding HD-GYP domain-containing protein, whose amino-acid sequence MDSNYLQIQPLLLMLTDKHFDFNIYLYQNDNYILYATPENFTEEHRSRLIRNGIENLYIDNSDKLTYELFIEKNLPDILESSKVPLQAKSKILYNHSLDVVESFFIQSGKEYLNKESYQKMVALVDNIYGFLEKNPYAIQSMRSLIATHYREYIHCINTALYAISLLIYHNEDSGRKLRKSFVRQVGVGALLHDIGKSKVHQSILSKPAALTSNEFEEVKKHPIYGLEMCQHMKLSQPVTQCVMFHHEKLDGSGYPSGTKNIPDHVRIVTIADMFDAITCDRPYRKHKVTGFEALKIISKDVERGKLDRAMVASFIRMISQGMIRL is encoded by the coding sequence ATGGATTCAAACTATCTTCAAATTCAGCCTCTGTTGTTGATGCTTACCGACAAGCATTTTGATTTCAACATCTATCTCTATCAAAACGACAACTATATCCTTTACGCGACACCGGAAAATTTCACGGAAGAACATCGGAGCAGACTGATCCGAAACGGCATTGAAAATCTGTACATCGACAACAGTGACAAGCTGACCTATGAGTTGTTCATTGAGAAAAATCTGCCGGATATTCTGGAAAGTTCCAAAGTTCCTCTGCAAGCAAAGTCGAAGATTTTGTACAACCACTCCCTGGATGTCGTTGAGTCATTTTTCATTCAGTCCGGCAAAGAGTATCTGAACAAGGAAAGTTACCAGAAGATGGTCGCTTTGGTAGACAACATCTACGGTTTTCTTGAAAAGAATCCCTATGCCATCCAATCCATGCGGAGCCTGATAGCAACCCACTACAGAGAATACATTCATTGCATAAATACGGCCTTATATGCCATATCCTTGCTGATTTACCATAACGAAGACTCTGGAAGGAAGCTTCGAAAATCCTTTGTTCGACAGGTGGGAGTGGGGGCGCTGCTGCATGACATCGGCAAGTCCAAGGTTCACCAGTCGATTCTTTCAAAACCCGCGGCCCTGACTTCGAATGAGTTCGAGGAAGTCAAAAAGCATCCTATATATGGCCTGGAGATGTGTCAGCACATGAAGTTGTCGCAACCCGTCACTCAATGCGTTATGTTTCACCACGAGAAATTAGACGGCTCCGGATATCCCAGTGGTACAAAAAATATTCCGGATCATGTGCGGATTGTCACCATTGCGGATATGTTCGACGCCATCACCTGCGACAGACCCTACCGGAAACACAAGGTAACAGGATTCGAGGCTTTGAAGATTATCTCTAAGGATGTTGAGCGTGGCAAACTTGATCGAGCCATGGTGGCTTCATTCATCAGGATGATCAGCCAGGGCATGATCCGGCTCTGA
- a CDS encoding Spy/CpxP family protein refolding chaperone, translated as MRKISTISTAVLIIALLSFPVLAQHDHGAEPSEGQITDAHPVHGTLTEEQRQAVRNMVESHRQEVMHHNLRMRAKQAELDVLLASPEVNQEAINSVTEEITQLHGETLRMKNNLRRAIYEETGHLIRSGTLGGKGRGMGGRGMRSGMGSMDKCPMMSGHSDH; from the coding sequence ATGCGGAAAATTTCCACCATCAGCACGGCAGTTCTGATTATCGCTTTGTTGTCCTTCCCTGTTCTTGCCCAACACGATCACGGGGCTGAACCATCAGAAGGCCAGATCACGGATGCGCATCCCGTTCACGGGACACTGACAGAGGAACAGCGCCAAGCCGTCCGGAACATGGTCGAGTCCCATCGCCAGGAAGTCATGCACCACAATCTGCGTATGCGTGCCAAACAGGCGGAACTGGATGTCCTCCTGGCATCGCCCGAGGTAAATCAGGAGGCCATCAATTCCGTAACCGAGGAAATCACGCAACTTCATGGTGAAACCTTGAGAATGAAAAATAACCTTCGCCGCGCCATTTACGAAGAAACAGGACATTTGATCCGCTCCGGCACACTCGGCGGCAAAGGCCGCGGCATGGGCGGCCGCGGCATGAGATCCGGGATGGGAAGCATGGACAAGTGCCCGATGATGTCCGGACATTCGGATCATTAA
- a CDS encoding aldehyde ferredoxin oxidoreductase N-terminal domain-containing protein, giving the protein MTDTAFRVCIVHLDRDKGEIISFGDKNVHIGGSGLAAALYEKFGLPEEPWSHPDQPLIFAIGCLTGYFPLMSKVVCGFKSPHHDQYSESHAGGRLALAMRFAGYDAIVVRGQATVPVAVHVASKQIETADANYLWGANALTTGRVMRRAFPGASGHRSIIRIGPAGETLSAYACINVDTYRHFGRMGAGSVMGVKKVKAIVVSGDGDQDLPGTDSKAYAKLFKRVYKDMTATEMMSKYHDLGTPGNVTPLNELKSLPIRNLKQTTDPEVEKISGEAFAKDLLIRNTACAGCPVGCIHVGLLREQFQEEHRFQIRQVAYDYELIFGLGSMIGVMDASGCLALMDEVEKEGLDAMSTGVALAWATEAYEKSLLTKEQVEYDLAFGNVAAYKEAIWSLGHAKNEFYADLAKGVKHAAAKYGGEDFACVLGQEMAGYVGETFYASQSLSFRHSHLDTGAYGYDQKEHAKDPEKAVKYLVDDERERVLLTSLVSCLFARGVYKKELLAECLEAVGLSELAGNMDQAADAMQRLRWKVRLSTGYEPEKTTVPKRCMEVETWAGKMNPGYMNAVRQGYIKAIRELGKEEPKPAPESDS; this is encoded by the coding sequence ATGACTGATACCGCATTTCGGGTCTGCATTGTCCACCTGGACAGGGACAAAGGCGAAATCATCTCCTTTGGCGACAAGAATGTTCATATCGGCGGCAGCGGTCTCGCCGCGGCGCTGTACGAAAAATTCGGCCTTCCGGAAGAGCCCTGGTCCCACCCGGATCAGCCTCTGATTTTCGCCATCGGCTGCCTCACGGGATATTTCCCATTGATGTCCAAGGTAGTCTGCGGATTCAAATCCCCGCACCATGATCAGTACTCCGAATCCCATGCCGGAGGGCGTCTGGCCCTGGCCATGCGTTTTGCCGGATACGACGCCATCGTCGTGCGAGGCCAGGCCACGGTGCCGGTGGCCGTGCACGTGGCCTCCAAACAAATCGAGACCGCGGACGCCAACTACCTGTGGGGCGCCAACGCCCTGACCACCGGCCGGGTCATGCGCCGGGCTTTTCCCGGCGCTTCGGGACACCGCAGCATCATTCGCATCGGTCCCGCCGGAGAAACCCTGTCCGCGTATGCCTGCATCAATGTGGACACATACCGCCATTTCGGTCGAATGGGCGCGGGTTCTGTCATGGGTGTGAAGAAAGTGAAGGCCATCGTGGTTTCCGGCGACGGCGACCAGGATCTGCCAGGAACCGATTCCAAGGCCTACGCCAAGCTCTTCAAAAGAGTCTACAAAGACATGACCGCCACGGAAATGATGAGCAAGTACCATGATCTCGGCACGCCGGGAAACGTCACTCCGCTCAACGAACTGAAGTCTCTGCCCATCCGCAACCTGAAGCAGACAACGGACCCGGAGGTGGAGAAAATATCCGGTGAAGCCTTTGCCAAGGACCTGCTGATCCGCAACACGGCCTGCGCCGGGTGCCCGGTGGGCTGCATCCATGTGGGGCTGCTACGGGAACAGTTCCAGGAGGAACACCGCTTCCAGATCCGCCAGGTGGCCTATGACTACGAACTGATCTTCGGCCTGGGTTCCATGATCGGCGTGATGGATGCATCTGGTTGCCTGGCACTGATGGATGAAGTGGAAAAGGAAGGTCTGGACGCCATGAGCACGGGCGTTGCCCTGGCCTGGGCCACGGAAGCCTATGAAAAGAGTTTGTTGACCAAGGAACAGGTGGAATACGACCTGGCGTTCGGCAATGTCGCGGCCTACAAAGAGGCCATTTGGAGCCTGGGCCACGCCAAGAATGAATTCTATGCCGATCTGGCCAAGGGCGTGAAGCATGCCGCGGCAAAATACGGCGGCGAGGATTTCGCCTGTGTTCTGGGCCAGGAAATGGCAGGTTACGTCGGCGAAACCTTTTACGCTTCCCAGTCACTCTCCTTCCGGCATTCCCACCTGGATACCGGAGCGTATGGCTACGACCAGAAGGAACATGCCAAGGATCCGGAAAAGGCAGTGAAATATCTCGTGGATGATGAGCGGGAGCGGGTTCTATTGACCTCTCTGGTCTCCTGCCTTTTCGCCCGCGGGGTGTACAAGAAGGAACTGCTGGCGGAATGCCTGGAAGCGGTCGGCCTGTCGGAACTGGCCGGGAACATGGATCAGGCCGCCGATGCCATGCAGCGCCTGCGGTGGAAGGTGCGCCTGAGTACGGGCTACGAACCTGAAAAGACCACTGTCCCTAAGCGATGCATGGAAGTCGAAACTTGGGCCGGAAAGATGAATCCCGGCTATATGAACGCCGTACGTCAAGGCTACATCAAGGCCATCCGTGAACTTGGTAAGGAAGAGCCGAAACCGGCGCCAGAGTCTGATTCATAG
- a CDS encoding Tim44 domain-containing protein translates to MSRVKTVLAFLICFLAIGGFVLAEIAEAQRLGGSRSFGSRPSQQRPAQQPAQTQREAPTQQQTQQQTQQNRQTQQQTAQQTPARSGFGGMLGGMLGGLLLGGLIGSLLTGGLGAFSGLNFLDILLFGGILYLLYRFIRSRRMAAQTAGPNLEQAPSSQVEYIHKRQSTSTTATPSSGKEKSAWDALNSEPANSTSQSLQVPEGFDTAEFLTGAKAAYSRLQTSWNNRDLDDIRNFTTREVFAEIKRQQSSAPVMGQTELLHVEASLLEVREEDGDTVCSVLFDVTLREDPLEEAKQTQEIWHFSRPSEGTGMWLLEGIQQVN, encoded by the coding sequence GTGTCACGTGTAAAAACTGTTCTAGCATTCTTGATCTGCTTTTTGGCCATCGGTGGATTTGTCCTGGCGGAAATCGCCGAGGCCCAGCGTCTTGGCGGAAGCAGGTCCTTCGGTTCCCGACCCAGCCAACAGCGTCCGGCCCAACAGCCCGCCCAGACCCAGCGGGAAGCGCCGACCCAACAGCAAACCCAGCAGCAAACTCAGCAAAATCGGCAAACTCAGCAGCAAACCGCACAGCAGACACCTGCCAGATCCGGTTTTGGCGGCATGCTTGGAGGGATGCTCGGCGGACTGCTCCTGGGAGGCTTGATCGGTTCCCTGCTGACCGGAGGTCTGGGCGCCTTTTCCGGACTCAACTTCCTCGACATCCTGCTCTTTGGCGGAATTCTTTATCTGCTGTATCGCTTCATCCGCTCCCGCCGCATGGCTGCCCAGACAGCCGGACCAAACCTTGAGCAAGCCCCTTCAAGCCAAGTGGAATACATTCATAAACGTCAATCAACCTCAACAACAGCGACACCTAGCAGCGGCAAGGAAAAAAGTGCCTGGGACGCCTTGAATTCCGAACCTGCAAATTCAACCTCCCAAAGCCTTCAGGTACCCGAGGGATTCGATACGGCTGAGTTTCTCACCGGAGCCAAGGCCGCCTACAGCCGTCTGCAGACATCATGGAACAACCGGGACTTGGATGACATTCGCAATTTCACAACCCGGGAAGTCTTCGCCGAAATCAAGCGCCAGCAGAGTTCGGCACCCGTCATGGGGCAGACGGAACTGCTGCATGTGGAAGCGTCATTGCTGGAAGTTCGAGAGGAGGACGGAGATACCGTGTGCAGCGTTTTGTTCGACGTGACGCTCAGAGAAGATCCCCTCGAGGAAGCCAAGCAAACTCAGGAGATTTGGCATTTCAGCCGTCCTTCCGAAGGAACCGGCATGTGGCTGTTGGAAGGCATTCAGCAAGTCAATTGA
- a CDS encoding DUF6691 family protein, which produces MSTLIYGLITGFLFGFLLQKGRVLRYDKQLGALRLMDMTIIKFMLSSVIVGMVGVYLLQDLGVAKLSVKSLVLGPVIIGGLIFGLGWGLLGYCPGTAMGALGEGRFDALWGILGMVVGAGIFAEAYPWLTATVYTWGDLGKLTLPQMLGVNHWVVIPVFIICAVLLFRWFDKKGL; this is translated from the coding sequence ATGAGCACTTTGATCTATGGTCTGATCACCGGCTTTCTCTTCGGCTTCCTGCTCCAGAAGGGGCGCGTTCTGCGCTACGACAAACAATTGGGCGCGCTCAGACTGATGGACATGACCATCATCAAATTCATGCTGTCCAGCGTCATTGTCGGCATGGTCGGGGTTTACCTCCTGCAGGACCTCGGCGTTGCCAAGCTCTCCGTAAAGTCTCTGGTCCTTGGGCCGGTCATTATCGGAGGCTTGATCTTCGGCCTGGGCTGGGGGCTTTTGGGATATTGTCCCGGAACGGCCATGGGCGCCCTGGGTGAAGGCCGTTTTGATGCACTGTGGGGCATCCTGGGCATGGTGGTGGGGGCCGGCATTTTCGCCGAGGCTTATCCCTGGCTCACGGCCACAGTGTACACTTGGGGCGACCTGGGCAAATTGACGCTCCCCCAGATGCTCGGCGTCAACCACTGGGTGGTCATCCCGGTGTTTATTATCTGCGCGGTCCTGCTTTTTCGATGGTTTGATAAGAAGGGATTATAG
- a CDS encoding FAD-dependent oxidoreductase, whose product MHVVIIGAVALGPKAACRLKRLAPDARVTMIDQGARVSYGGCGIPYYVSGDISDVKELQSTSFHMVRDPKFFHGAKGVEVLTRKRADRIDRQSRIVHATDLESGDAVQFSYDKLVLAMGSRPRKLDLPGINLNGVFAVSNLEEAEGIRARVEAGKVSKAVVVGAGFIGLEIAEALTDMWGVQTTVVEIADQVLPGFVSADLARMAQKHMQEHDVAFRLSANVLGFAGDGRVERVLLEGEELEADLVIMSAGVVPNSELAAQAGLDVSSKGAIIVNSRMQTSDPDIYAGGNCVQVTNLVTGQPGYYPLGSLANRQGRVIGTNLAGGEAEFSGAVGSFAVKLFEISVAGTGLSPDAAKRSGFDAIHSHVVQADRAHFFPENELMHLEMVVERTGRVLGAQGLCAKGDGLVGRIGAVAAVLGDHPHVSVISNLEYPYSPPFSSAMDIVNAAANAAENILEGRTSPLSIAEFSALWDNPQRDFQVLDCRGQANAQPFLEKYPDVWMNIPQDELRERLGEVPRDKNLILVCNAGGRSYESQVTLEEAGVSGSRNLQGGVAAIRRSGMDI is encoded by the coding sequence ATGCATGTAGTCATAATCGGCGCCGTGGCGCTTGGTCCGAAGGCGGCGTGTCGTCTGAAACGTTTGGCGCCGGATGCCCGGGTGACGATGATCGACCAGGGAGCCCGAGTTTCCTACGGCGGTTGCGGAATCCCATATTATGTTTCCGGGGACATCAGCGATGTCAAGGAATTGCAGTCCACGAGCTTTCACATGGTCCGCGATCCCAAGTTTTTTCATGGAGCCAAAGGGGTTGAGGTCCTGACCCGGAAGCGGGCCGATCGCATAGACCGTCAGTCTAGAATTGTTCATGCCACGGATTTGGAATCCGGTGATGCCGTGCAGTTTTCGTATGACAAGCTGGTTCTGGCCATGGGAAGCCGGCCTCGCAAGCTCGATCTGCCGGGAATAAACCTTAACGGCGTGTTTGCCGTGTCCAATCTGGAGGAAGCCGAAGGCATTCGGGCCAGAGTGGAGGCGGGCAAGGTGAGCAAGGCCGTGGTTGTCGGCGCGGGATTCATCGGCCTGGAAATAGCCGAGGCCTTGACGGACATGTGGGGCGTGCAGACCACGGTGGTGGAAATCGCCGATCAGGTGTTGCCCGGATTCGTCAGCGCGGATTTGGCCCGCATGGCCCAGAAACATATGCAGGAGCATGATGTTGCTTTTCGGCTGTCCGCCAATGTACTTGGCTTTGCCGGTGATGGACGTGTGGAACGCGTGCTGCTGGAGGGCGAGGAACTGGAGGCGGATCTGGTGATCATGTCCGCGGGCGTGGTTCCTAATTCGGAGCTGGCCGCTCAGGCCGGACTGGACGTTTCCTCCAAGGGCGCGATCATCGTCAACAGCCGGATGCAGACTTCGGATCCGGATATTTATGCCGGCGGCAATTGCGTGCAGGTGACAAACCTGGTCACGGGGCAGCCCGGCTACTATCCCTTGGGGTCACTGGCCAATCGTCAGGGCCGGGTGATCGGCACGAATCTGGCCGGAGGGGAGGCTGAATTTTCCGGCGCCGTGGGCAGTTTCGCCGTCAAGTTGTTCGAGATTTCCGTTGCCGGGACCGGCCTGAGCCCTGATGCGGCCAAAAGATCCGGATTTGACGCGATCCATTCCCATGTGGTCCAGGCTGACAGGGCGCACTTTTTTCCGGAAAACGAGTTGATGCATCTGGAAATGGTGGTGGAACGAACCGGCCGTGTACTGGGGGCTCAGGGGCTGTGCGCCAAGGGAGACGGCTTGGTGGGGCGGATCGGGGCCGTGGCCGCGGTATTGGGTGATCACCCTCATGTTTCTGTTATCAGTAATCTGGAATATCCGTATTCTCCTCCTTTTTCATCCGCCATGGATATTGTCAACGCCGCGGCCAATGCCGCTGAAAATATTCTGGAAGGCCGGACCTCTCCACTGAGCATTGCGGAGTTTTCGGCTCTGTGGGATAATCCTCAGCGCGATTTTCAGGTTCTGGATTGCCGTGGTCAGGCCAACGCTCAGCCGTTTCTTGAGAAATATCCCGATGTGTGGATGAACATTCCGCAGGATGAACTCCGGGAAAGATTGGGTGAAGTGCCCAGGGACAAAAACCTGATCCTGGTCTGCAATGCCGGCGGTCGCTCCTATGAATCTCAAGTAACACTTGAAGAAGCCGGCGTGTCCGGCTCCCGGAACCTCCAGGGCGGGGTGGCCGCGATTCGCAGGAGCGGGATGGACATTTAG
- a CDS encoding RNA polymerase sigma factor: MEIDDQRIVLRVRAGEQQAYAVLVDRYQTPVYNLMLRMVRCADLALDLTQDTFTHAYEKLSGFDQNRPFFPWLYTLGLNIARDHLRGNDKERHVTQSLDQMCENGFDPSGTDDSGEGPYERILERGRLNKALASLPEVTREALILRFREGLSYSEIAESLNIGLSNAKMTVQRGLEKMRNLLPREDF, translated from the coding sequence ATGGAAATCGATGATCAAAGAATCGTTCTGCGTGTCCGTGCTGGTGAGCAGCAAGCCTATGCCGTGCTTGTGGATCGATATCAAACCCCTGTGTACAACCTGATGTTGCGCATGGTTCGTTGCGCGGATCTGGCTTTGGATTTGACACAGGACACATTTACACATGCCTACGAGAAGCTGAGCGGCTTTGATCAGAACAGGCCCTTTTTTCCCTGGTTGTACACTCTGGGTCTGAACATCGCCCGAGACCACCTGCGCGGGAATGACAAGGAACGCCATGTAACTCAAAGCCTGGACCAGATGTGCGAGAACGGCTTCGACCCGTCCGGTACGGATGACTCCGGAGAAGGCCCATATGAGCGAATATTGGAGCGTGGTCGGTTGAACAAGGCCCTGGCCAGTCTTCCGGAAGTGACCCGTGAGGCCTTGATTTTACGCTTTCGAGAAGGGCTTTCGTATTCGGAAATCGCTGAATCGCTGAATATAGGTCTCAGCAACGCCAAAATGACCGTTCAGCGCGGTCTTGAAAAAATGCGCAATCTCCTGCCGCGGGAGGACTTCTGA
- a CDS encoding YeeE/YedE thiosulfate transporter family protein: MKNDGGWSPYVAGGLSGLLGVMSVWLTGQFFGASTSFVRTAGMIEQWFGPERVAQLEYFTRVVPHIDWQWMFVVGIVLGSLISAATSGSFRWQSVPDMWHRRFGHTPVKRAVLAFSGGVVAMFGARLADGUPSGHGLSGSLQLAVSGFVALVCFFIGGMIMARIVYGGKRS, translated from the coding sequence ATGAAGAACGATGGTGGATGGAGTCCCTACGTGGCTGGAGGCCTGAGCGGTCTGCTCGGCGTAATGTCGGTCTGGTTGACCGGCCAGTTCTTCGGTGCGTCCACATCTTTTGTGCGGACAGCGGGAATGATCGAACAATGGTTTGGACCGGAACGGGTTGCGCAATTGGAGTATTTTACCAGGGTGGTTCCTCACATAGACTGGCAGTGGATGTTCGTGGTCGGCATAGTTCTCGGTTCGTTGATTTCAGCAGCGACTTCCGGATCATTTCGATGGCAGTCCGTGCCTGACATGTGGCACAGGCGTTTCGGGCACACTCCGGTCAAGCGTGCCGTGCTTGCCTTTTCCGGAGGCGTGGTGGCCATGTTCGGCGCCCGCCTCGCGGACGGCTGACCCAGCGGTCATGGGTTGAGCGGTTCGCTTCAACTGGCTGTCAGCGGCTTTGTGGCTCTGGTGTGCTTTTTTATTGGCGGGATGATCATGGCCCGCATCGTCTATGGAGGGAAAAGGTCATGA
- a CDS encoding 4Fe-4S dicluster domain-containing protein, translated as MKILRASRMDRCIGCHSCSMACARQVHKKFSWSAAGIRIGSSGGITTGFEARVCLACDPAPCAKVCPTGAYSQRKGGGVIVKMKLCIQCGKCAEACPVDAIYLDEKDKPYVCIHCGQCVEFCPHNCLELREKQGHVRRGGIEND; from the coding sequence ATGAAGATATTGCGTGCTTCACGCATGGACCGTTGCATCGGCTGCCATTCCTGCTCCATGGCCTGTGCAAGACAGGTACATAAAAAATTCTCCTGGAGCGCCGCCGGAATTCGCATCGGCTCCAGCGGGGGAATCACCACGGGCTTTGAGGCGCGGGTCTGCCTGGCCTGCGATCCGGCACCCTGCGCCAAGGTCTGCCCCACGGGCGCCTATTCCCAGCGCAAGGGAGGCGGCGTCATCGTCAAGATGAAACTCTGCATCCAGTGCGGAAAATGCGCCGAGGCCTGCCCTGTGGACGCCATCTATCTGGATGAAAAAGACAAGCCCTATGTCTGCATTCACTGCGGCCAATGCGTGGAATTCTGTCCCCACAACTGTCTGGAACTACGCGAGAAACAGGGTCACGTCCGCCGGGGAGGAATTGAAAATGACTGA
- the thrC gene encoding threonine synthase: MTNSFYDQFPSHRGRMEYVCLGCRARLDIDELYYTCPQCNEVLLLEDTQFDELRRTSPEQWREAFDLRAATRRSDLKGIFRFYELTAPVLEPEDIVWLGEGNTPIIPASSALAGHVGQDLAFKNDGQNPSASFKDRGMACAFSYLKALIRRHGWDQVLTVCASTGDTSAAAALYAAYVGGAIKSVVLLPQGKVTPQQLAQPLGSGAVVLELPGVFDDCMKVVEYLAENYRVALLNSKNAWRILGQESYAFEVAQHYAWDMADKAVFVPIGNAGNVTAIMSGFLKLHRLGIIEQLPRIFGVQSAHADPVYKYYDESDPAKRAYHPVTVQSSVAQAAMIGNPVSFPRVRHLADQYEQAGGPGMFHVVQVEEQAIIEGMLLANRHGHIACTQGGECLAGLLRARELGLMQAQETAVLDATAHSLKFIGFQEMYFENSFPSEYGITPREELMNAPRRVLSPDVKVRLSSREYTLEAGRAVAEVLHLQAKL, encoded by the coding sequence ATGACCAATTCATTTTACGATCAATTCCCGTCTCATCGCGGACGGATGGAATATGTTTGCCTGGGGTGCCGGGCCAGATTGGACATTGATGAGCTGTACTACACCTGTCCCCAGTGCAATGAAGTTCTGCTGCTGGAGGATACACAGTTCGATGAGCTGCGGCGCACCAGTCCGGAGCAGTGGCGGGAGGCCTTTGATCTGCGGGCGGCGACCCGTCGGTCCGACCTCAAGGGCATCTTTCGATTTTATGAATTGACCGCTCCGGTACTGGAGCCGGAGGACATCGTCTGGCTGGGCGAGGGCAACACCCCGATCATTCCGGCTTCCTCGGCGCTTGCAGGCCATGTCGGTCAGGATCTGGCCTTCAAGAACGACGGCCAGAACCCCAGCGCCTCGTTCAAGGACCGCGGCATGGCTTGCGCCTTCAGCTACCTGAAGGCCCTGATCCGGCGTCACGGCTGGGATCAGGTGCTCACGGTCTGCGCATCCACCGGAGATACATCGGCCGCCGCGGCCCTCTACGCGGCTTATGTCGGCGGCGCCATCAAGAGCGTGGTGCTGTTGCCTCAGGGCAAGGTTACGCCCCAGCAATTGGCCCAGCCCCTGGGCAGCGGAGCCGTGGTTCTGGAACTGCCCGGCGTCTTTGACGACTGCATGAAGGTGGTGGAGTATCTGGCCGAGAACTACCGAGTGGCCCTGCTGAATTCAAAAAACGCCTGGCGCATTCTCGGGCAGGAATCGTATGCCTTTGAAGTGGCCCAGCATTATGCCTGGGATATGGCGGACAAGGCCGTGTTCGTGCCCATCGGCAACGCAGGCAACGTCACGGCGATCATGAGCGGTTTTTTGAAACTGCACCGCCTTGGGATCATCGAGCAGTTGCCCAGGATCTTCGGCGTCCAGTCCGCACATGCCGACCCGGTCTACAAGTATTACGACGAGAGTGATCCCGCCAAACGCGCCTACCACCCGGTGACCGTGCAATCCAGCGTGGCTCAAGCGGCCATGATCGGCAACCCCGTATCCTTCCCCAGGGTCAGGCATCTTGCGGATCAGTATGAACAGGCCGGAGGACCGGGCATGTTCCATGTGGTTCAGGTGGAGGAGCAGGCCATCATAGAGGGCATGCTTCTGGCCAACCGCCACGGGCATATCGCCTGCACCCAGGGCGGGGAATGCCTGGCCGGCCTGCTGCGGGCCCGGGAGCTGGGCCTGATGCAGGCCCAAGAGACCGCCGTGCTGGATGCCACGGCCCATAGCCTGAAATTCATCGGATTTCAGGAAATGTATTTCGAGAACAGCTTTCCTTCGGAATACGGCATTACTCCTCGGGAAGAATTGATGAATGCACCACGACGGGTATTGTCGCCTGACGTCAAGGTACGTCTGTCGTCACGGGAATATACCCTGGAAGCGGGGCGGGCCGTGGCTGAAGTGCTGCACCTGCAAGCAAAACTATAA